The following are encoded in a window of Rubellicoccus peritrichatus genomic DNA:
- a CDS encoding Gfo/Idh/MocA family oxidoreductase, translating into MNRRKFIIGTAALGASTLPLFSIGKPTKGQFDDLRVGCIGMGRITIGLLNSFMTRTTVVAVCDVDTTRREHALNRVHEYYGNQDCKAYIDYRDLLARDDIDIVVIATPDHWHASMVIDAARAGKDIYCEKPLTHDLDESIQVMREVEDAGVVLQTGSQQRSNKEFRLAAELARNEVAGKIIRISSNFWGPGRPCDLGEESLEPGLDWNRWLGLSPMRPYHSVLSPRGFPDRFPMWRAFQEFGGGGVCDMGAHHLDIIQWALDMDTSGPVKALPPPELGNGPGARLVYDNGIEVTRQDGFHVDIECENGRIQASRGQFQFQLEGETIQKFLTREDGGSLNSAVVLTEREFLKDAKVRLPRSKNGHVANFLDCVISRDKPIANAEVGSRSAMCCHLMNLSYYHQQPIYWDPQGLRFTDESCDPAWLKGSRRQYSS; encoded by the coding sequence ATGAATCGTAGAAAGTTTATCATTGGCACAGCTGCATTAGGTGCTAGCACATTGCCTCTCTTCAGCATTGGAAAGCCGACAAAGGGCCAATTTGACGACCTTCGAGTCGGTTGTATCGGTATGGGGAGGATCACAATAGGGCTGCTCAATTCGTTCATGACTCGAACGACTGTTGTTGCGGTTTGCGATGTTGATACCACACGGAGAGAGCATGCGCTGAATCGAGTTCATGAGTATTATGGCAATCAGGATTGTAAGGCCTACATCGACTATCGCGATTTATTGGCCAGGGATGATATAGACATTGTGGTCATTGCGACCCCCGATCACTGGCATGCAAGTATGGTGATCGATGCTGCCCGGGCAGGGAAAGACATTTATTGTGAGAAGCCGCTGACACATGATCTTGATGAGTCGATACAGGTCATGCGTGAAGTGGAGGATGCCGGTGTCGTCCTGCAAACAGGATCCCAGCAACGGTCGAACAAAGAATTTCGTCTAGCCGCTGAGTTGGCTCGTAATGAAGTCGCGGGAAAAATAATACGCATTAGCTCCAACTTCTGGGGGCCTGGTAGGCCTTGTGACCTTGGGGAAGAGTCGCTTGAACCTGGATTAGACTGGAATCGTTGGCTTGGGCTAAGCCCCATGCGTCCCTATCATTCTGTTCTAAGTCCAAGAGGGTTCCCAGATCGTTTCCCGATGTGGAGAGCCTTTCAAGAGTTTGGAGGTGGAGGTGTTTGTGATATGGGTGCACATCATCTCGACATCATACAATGGGCCTTGGATATGGATACATCCGGTCCAGTCAAAGCGTTGCCACCTCCGGAATTGGGTAATGGTCCCGGAGCTCGCCTCGTCTATGATAATGGTATTGAAGTTACACGTCAGGACGGCTTCCATGTGGATATTGAATGTGAGAATGGACGTATCCAGGCAAGCCGCGGTCAGTTCCAGTTCCAGCTTGAAGGCGAAACCATACAGAAATTCCTTACCCGTGAAGATGGAGGCTCTTTAAACAGTGCAGTAGTGCTTACCGAGCGTGAGTTTTTGAAGGACGCCAAGGTTCGTTTACCACGGTCTAAAAACGGTCACGTCGCGAACTTCCTTGATTGCGTTATTTCGCGGGATAAACCAATTGCTAATGCTGAAGTTGGATCGCGTTCGGCAATGTGCTGCCATTTGATGAACCTGTCTTACTATCATCAACAACCAATCTATTGGGATCCACAAGGTTTACGCTTTACAGACGAGTCTTGCGATCCTGCATGGTTGAAGGGTTCACGCCGACAATATAGTAGTTAA
- a CDS encoding AraC family transcriptional regulator, producing the protein MDILFTVMELAPRNYPSGLHLVNIGYLPKKYEWIDLEFETYNYSLILEGKGRYESPGYSTDIVAPCVITQAPGRIQSYGPDEAGWKEIYLIYDKKRLPVLKERGIWPQPTPVWSVQCLDLFRDTTQLLISRLKLAQSSEQADYLDRLVEQCILTSLMRAPLIQNNDPMASKVLSIRRIVEANLSSPVDWETLAASVHMSLSTFRRHWLKFIGTPPAIYLTRKRMEEAARLLATSKLSIKQIAEQVGYDDPLHFSRVFRRYFGTAPRDYRNGGRKK; encoded by the coding sequence ATGGACATTTTATTCACAGTAATGGAGCTTGCTCCCCGAAACTATCCTTCCGGGCTTCATCTCGTGAATATTGGATATTTGCCGAAGAAGTATGAATGGATCGACTTGGAATTCGAAACCTACAATTACTCCCTCATTCTTGAGGGCAAGGGGCGTTACGAGTCACCAGGATACTCAACTGATATTGTGGCACCTTGCGTCATTACTCAGGCACCAGGTAGAATACAAAGCTATGGTCCCGACGAAGCAGGCTGGAAGGAAATTTACCTGATTTATGACAAAAAGCGCCTGCCAGTTTTAAAAGAACGTGGAATCTGGCCACAACCAACCCCTGTTTGGTCGGTGCAGTGTCTTGATTTATTCAGGGATACAACCCAGTTATTGATCAGCCGACTAAAGCTGGCGCAAAGCAGCGAACAAGCCGATTACTTAGACCGCCTGGTTGAGCAGTGCATTCTAACAAGTCTTATGCGGGCACCACTGATCCAGAACAATGATCCTATGGCATCGAAGGTACTTAGCATACGCCGCATAGTCGAAGCCAACCTTAGCAGCCCTGTCGATTGGGAAACCTTGGCTGCCTCGGTGCATATGTCTTTATCGACTTTTCGCCGTCACTGGTTAAAATTCATAGGGACCCCACCTGCAATCTACTTAACCCGCAAGCGAATGGAAGAGGCAGCCCGCCTGTTAGCCACCAGCAAGCTCTCGATCAAGCAAATCGCCGAACAAGTTGGTTACGACGATCCATTACACTTCTCGCGTGTGTTTCGGCGATACTTTGGAACTGCGCCACGGGATTACCGCAATGGAGGACGAAAGAAGTGA
- a CDS encoding glycosyltransferase family 4 protein: MKILVISNLYPPHNVGGYEVRCRQVVDRLIMRGHGVHVLTSNHRKAGVDDVEEPHVQRALRIHGFFNHPWLPIWKLYRLERDNHDVLASTLKHFSPDVVHVWNMGGISKSLLHRLERGAVPVVYDVSDHWIARSLKADVWLSWWNESGSLFRSIGRSFLAAIGVRKWIDRKVPTSSWEILKFKRIYFCSAFLRGLTAKAGFNVEHGEVIYCGIETALFEKRTDWLSFDKLLWVGRMNEDKDPLTAIRALGEAHAQGLTNLSLHLYGHGDADYMTMLQAEISELGLGNSIEFRSVSATEMPKVYAEYDALLFTSNWGEPFALTPLEAMAAGVPVILCPDGGDAELGQDRKNCILAKAGEPVSLASALSVLDADEPLRVSIAQTARKQIVSSFDLEKITQEIDSYLVDSL, from the coding sequence ATGAAAATTCTTGTCATAAGCAATTTGTACCCACCCCACAATGTGGGTGGCTATGAGGTCCGCTGCCGGCAGGTAGTCGATCGTTTGATCATGCGTGGGCATGGGGTTCATGTTTTGACGTCGAATCATCGCAAAGCAGGAGTCGATGACGTCGAAGAACCGCATGTTCAGCGGGCTTTACGAATTCATGGCTTTTTTAACCATCCATGGCTGCCAATTTGGAAGCTGTATCGCCTGGAAAGGGATAACCACGATGTATTGGCGTCAACTCTTAAGCACTTTTCTCCCGATGTCGTTCATGTATGGAACATGGGAGGCATTTCGAAATCTTTGCTTCATCGTCTTGAGCGTGGGGCGGTTCCAGTCGTTTATGATGTCTCTGATCACTGGATAGCACGGAGTCTCAAAGCCGACGTTTGGCTTTCATGGTGGAACGAATCAGGCAGTCTTTTTCGTTCTATTGGAAGAAGTTTTCTGGCTGCAATTGGGGTTCGCAAATGGATTGATAGAAAAGTTCCCACATCTTCATGGGAAATCCTGAAATTCAAGCGTATCTATTTTTGTAGTGCTTTTTTGAGAGGGTTGACTGCAAAGGCTGGTTTTAATGTTGAGCATGGCGAAGTCATTTATTGTGGCATTGAGACCGCCCTTTTTGAGAAACGTACGGATTGGTTAAGCTTTGATAAGCTACTTTGGGTTGGACGTATGAATGAAGACAAAGATCCACTGACGGCAATCCGAGCTCTTGGCGAAGCTCATGCACAAGGGCTGACAAATCTTTCGCTTCACCTCTATGGTCATGGCGATGCCGATTATATGACAATGTTGCAGGCAGAAATCTCGGAATTGGGTTTGGGAAATTCGATTGAGTTTAGATCTGTGTCGGCGACAGAGATGCCTAAGGTTTATGCTGAATATGATGCTCTGCTATTTACCAGCAACTGGGGAGAGCCATTTGCTTTGACCCCTTTGGAAGCGATGGCTGCAGGAGTTCCTGTGATCCTTTGCCCTGATGGAGGTGATGCGGAGCTTGGGCAGGATCGAAAGAATTGCATACTTGCGAAAGCCGGAGAACCTGTATCTTTGGCAAGTGCACTATCCGTTCTTGATGCTGATGAGCCTCTCAGGGTTAGCATTGCCCAGACAGCTCGTAAGCAAATAGTTTCGTCCTTTGATCTCGAGAAAATTACTCAGGAAATTGATAGTTACTTGGTGGACTCGTTGTAG
- a CDS encoding glycosyltransferase family 2 protein, producing MKRPTAISVVMRSKDEAWALEGTLASLFKQNFNGEIELIVIDSGSTDGSVEIIESYNPQRFVQIQPHEYVPGIVLNRGMREASHDYVVFLNADATPANDCWLVELLDVALGTPNWGTVFSRQIPRDDCQAVFAHDYDRCFGPNRESVNWDHFFSMVSCVVNRSVWEAQPFREDLQYAEDDEWSRRLKASGYAVAFAPKSVAIHSHNYTIKQAYKRAFGDSKAMAATSTVEPRAVNLHYTVALGTVRDFQRDLKWCKQQRKLTEAPHCFVVRLAQRLGKWKGFHAGWTHYHGAKVDV from the coding sequence ATGAAACGGCCAACTGCCATATCCGTTGTGATGCGTAGTAAAGACGAGGCTTGGGCACTTGAGGGGACGCTTGCGTCTCTTTTTAAGCAGAACTTCAACGGAGAAATTGAATTGATTGTTATTGATAGCGGTTCAACTGACGGCTCAGTTGAAATTATCGAAAGTTATAATCCGCAAAGATTTGTCCAAATTCAGCCGCATGAGTATGTGCCTGGTATTGTCTTGAACCGAGGAATGCGAGAGGCTTCGCATGATTACGTCGTTTTTCTCAATGCAGATGCAACGCCAGCTAATGATTGTTGGCTGGTTGAGTTACTCGATGTCGCATTGGGCACTCCAAATTGGGGAACGGTCTTTAGTCGCCAGATTCCTCGTGATGATTGTCAGGCCGTTTTTGCGCATGACTATGACCGTTGCTTCGGCCCGAACCGTGAGTCTGTCAATTGGGATCACTTTTTCAGCATGGTGAGTTGTGTTGTCAATCGATCTGTCTGGGAAGCTCAACCTTTTCGTGAAGATCTGCAATATGCCGAGGACGATGAATGGTCGAGGCGTTTGAAAGCATCTGGTTATGCTGTGGCCTTTGCTCCGAAATCGGTAGCGATTCATTCGCATAACTACACTATCAAGCAGGCGTATAAGAGAGCTTTCGGTGATTCCAAGGCGATGGCGGCGACATCTACAGTTGAGCCCCGTGCAGTCAATTTACATTACACCGTAGCATTGGGAACTGTTCGCGATTTTCAAAGAGATCTAAAATGGTGTAAGCAACAGAGAAAGCTAACAGAGGCACCACATTGCTTTGTTGTTCGCCTTGCTCAAAGACTAGGAAAATGGAAAGGCTTCCACGCGGGTTGGACGCATTACCATGGGGCAAAGGTTGATGTATGA
- a CDS encoding glycosyltransferase family 4 protein, translated as MSEALRIIHVPRRFALDEWGGTESVVYHLCDEQARAGFKPEIHTSQALAKTSQEIWRNIPIHRYRHCYPFFGLSNEDILSLDKKGGNLLSIALYRSLRGMRDVRLFHAHVTKRMGGSVMVAAHKRKCPFVVTLHGNIFDVPKLEAASIVEAQQGHFEWGKPFGAFFRSRHVLDEADAVVCVGWSEYQKASKALGAERVHHLPNGVNPDLFGGGDGSIVRSRLGIDQDTFVFGCISRIDPQKNQLLLVSALAKLVADGIKVAVILAGPVTNPDYLEQIELAVAKANLQNSFRILPAVEVESEEHRSTLAALDCFVLPSRHEPFGIVILEAWAAGVPVVASNVGGLSRLICNEQNGLHFRDGNTEDLVEKISFLMKNSELCNSLIENGNIEVRSNYCWSAIAEKQEIIYQDAEKQLLNRSS; from the coding sequence ATGTCTGAAGCCCTTAGAATCATCCATGTGCCTCGCCGTTTTGCACTCGATGAATGGGGAGGGACAGAAAGTGTCGTTTATCATCTTTGTGATGAGCAAGCACGAGCCGGCTTTAAGCCAGAAATTCATACGTCACAGGCTTTGGCCAAAACCAGTCAGGAAATCTGGAGAAATATCCCAATTCACCGTTATCGCCATTGCTATCCATTTTTCGGACTCAGTAATGAGGATATTCTCTCGCTTGATAAAAAAGGTGGAAATCTGCTATCAATCGCTCTTTATCGGTCTTTGCGTGGTATGAGAGATGTGCGATTGTTTCATGCCCACGTGACGAAACGTATGGGGGGGAGTGTCATGGTTGCAGCACATAAACGAAAATGCCCTTTTGTTGTAACTTTGCATGGTAATATATTTGATGTACCAAAATTAGAAGCGGCTTCCATTGTAGAGGCACAACAAGGGCACTTTGAGTGGGGCAAACCCTTTGGTGCTTTTTTTCGTAGTCGTCATGTTTTGGATGAGGCAGATGCTGTTGTTTGTGTTGGGTGGTCAGAATATCAGAAAGCAAGTAAAGCCCTTGGAGCTGAGCGTGTCCATCATCTGCCGAATGGGGTTAACCCAGATCTGTTTGGAGGAGGCGATGGCTCAATCGTCAGGTCGAGATTGGGAATTGATCAAGACACTTTTGTATTTGGATGTATAAGCCGTATTGATCCGCAAAAGAATCAATTACTGCTTGTTTCTGCGCTTGCTAAACTTGTCGCTGATGGCATTAAAGTGGCGGTGATCCTGGCTGGCCCAGTGACCAATCCCGATTACCTTGAGCAGATTGAATTAGCTGTGGCTAAGGCGAATTTGCAGAATTCTTTTAGGATATTACCTGCGGTTGAGGTCGAGTCGGAAGAGCATCGCTCCACGTTGGCAGCATTGGATTGTTTTGTGCTTCCTTCACGTCACGAGCCGTTCGGGATAGTTATTCTGGAAGCATGGGCGGCGGGTGTTCCGGTTGTTGCCTCGAATGTTGGTGGCCTTTCACGCCTAATTTGTAATGAGCAAAATGGATTGCACTTTCGTGATGGAAATACTGAAGATTTAGTTGAAAAGATAAGTTTTTTAATGAAAAATAGTGAACTTTGCAATTCGTTAATTGAGAATGGAAACATAGAAGTGAGAAGTAATTATTGTTGGAGTGCGATTGCTGAAAAACAGGAGATCATTTACCAGGATGCAGAAAAGCAATTATTGAATAGAAGTTCATGA
- a CDS encoding DHHA2 domain-containing protein — MKYVTGHRNPDTDAIVSAHVLAWLLRKTKSDESIIPIRLGEPNPQTSWLFEKAGEQMPGLRMDCRPTAGDVAMKVQSVSRKTPLNAALRLIDKGHSEAIPVLEEDGTLIGLISNRSQRTNFLLQCNVEDMVGTLIGMEELSNGLGLIPLNEHKVSIGLKRVIIASFSPIHKEALRSGDVIFSGDNIEVIEGAGRAHASAVILADITHERAIEIADSAHVPVFYCPGSLVSAISRLGGCFPCEAAMETDFDYIDHTTPLTDCRTKLLRSSTPLPVMDEYRQLIGTLSIRRLLEVPAPQVALVDHFEATQSIDGLSEAEIFAIIDHHRVGDVQTLAPAEVDCRQWGSTATILTARAGEADITLPTSLSTLLLGAIVSDTLLFKSPTTTEHDRFWAKKLAEASQLDIEAFGLEVLRRNDRLGTADPDGLLLADCKQFTSDEKVFFVSQVETVDLGQLDEVKAGKFYEAMSALVTKTQASFGVVMITDVLKQFSRIELVCEKSSLIQELSPTGNAIWEEKGLVSRKKQMIPYLLNKLRTMIE; from the coding sequence ATGAAATATGTAACTGGTCATCGTAATCCTGATACCGATGCAATAGTATCTGCTCATGTTCTGGCTTGGCTGCTAAGGAAAACAAAATCTGATGAATCAATAATACCAATACGCCTTGGTGAGCCCAATCCCCAGACTTCATGGCTTTTTGAGAAGGCTGGAGAGCAAATGCCTGGGCTCAGGATGGATTGTCGGCCTACTGCCGGGGATGTCGCCATGAAAGTGCAATCCGTTTCTCGAAAAACACCGCTTAATGCCGCGCTTCGTTTGATCGACAAAGGTCATTCTGAAGCCATCCCGGTTTTGGAGGAGGATGGAACCTTGATTGGTTTGATTAGTAATCGTTCTCAAAGGACTAATTTTCTTCTTCAGTGTAATGTTGAAGATATGGTTGGGACTTTGATAGGAATGGAAGAATTGTCTAATGGTCTTGGTTTGATCCCATTGAATGAGCATAAAGTGTCGATTGGCTTAAAGCGCGTTATTATTGCATCATTTAGCCCAATTCATAAGGAGGCACTTCGATCTGGTGATGTAATTTTTTCTGGAGATAACATTGAAGTAATTGAGGGAGCAGGTAGGGCTCATGCATCAGCTGTTATTCTGGCGGATATCACACATGAAAGGGCTATTGAAATTGCGGATTCAGCTCATGTCCCTGTTTTTTATTGTCCAGGTAGTTTGGTTTCCGCGATCTCGCGTTTGGGAGGTTGTTTCCCATGTGAGGCAGCTATGGAGACTGATTTTGACTATATTGATCATACGACACCTTTGACAGATTGTAGGACCAAATTGCTCAGAAGTTCTACGCCGCTCCCTGTCATGGATGAGTATCGACAGCTCATCGGAACGCTTTCTATACGACGTTTGCTTGAAGTGCCTGCTCCTCAAGTTGCCTTAGTCGACCACTTTGAAGCTACTCAGAGTATTGACGGTCTCTCTGAAGCCGAAATCTTTGCAATCATTGATCATCACCGTGTCGGGGATGTACAGACACTTGCGCCTGCAGAGGTTGATTGTCGCCAATGGGGCTCTACCGCTACGATCCTGACAGCTCGTGCAGGTGAGGCAGACATTACTTTGCCGACTTCATTATCGACTCTACTGCTTGGTGCAATCGTTTCGGATACCTTGTTGTTTAAGTCTCCTACCACGACTGAGCATGATCGTTTTTGGGCAAAAAAGCTGGCGGAAGCCTCACAATTAGACATCGAGGCATTTGGCCTCGAAGTCCTCAGGCGTAACGATCGCCTTGGTACTGCTGACCCGGATGGCTTACTGCTTGCTGATTGCAAACAGTTTACGAGTGATGAAAAAGTTTTTTTTGTGAGCCAAGTTGAAACAGTTGATTTGGGACAATTGGATGAAGTCAAAGCCGGGAAATTCTATGAAGCTATGTCGGCTCTAGTGACCAAAACTCAAGCTTCGTTTGGAGTTGTCATGATTACCGATGTGTTGAAGCAGTTTAGTCGTATTGAGTTGGTTTGTGAAAAAAGTTCATTGATTCAAGAACTTTCGCCAACTGGAAATGCAATCTGGGAAGAGAAGGGTTTGGTTTCTCGTAAGAAGCAAATGATTCCTTACTTGCTAAATAAATTAAGAACGATGATTGAATAA
- a CDS encoding alkaline phosphatase family protein — protein MKPRLDMFVFADALGWEQVQKRDYLKSLLPNRNRCETLFGYSSTCDPTILTGCLPYEHGHFSFFVKAQSESPFEDFKALAWLPDRIAAHHRVRNRISRWYAQKLNYTGYFQLYSVPFSKLPYLDYTEKQDIYEKGGIIGGQPTIFESWEDSAKVWCRSDWRLGDTANIDHARSEIEAGKVELLYLFTAHLDAVMHRYGTNDPAVDAAFDDFAKKLTMLADIASRHYKEVRIHLFSDHGMSDVSSKSDMMLRWNRQPWRYGRDYTAVWDSTMARFWFHNDRTRIEALQWLTQQPDGQLLTDEQLEAWGCLFPDRLYGEYFYLLPAGSLFVPSFLNQRHVPGMHGYDPSHPDCAACWLTNCETLPVRSLPDIFSVMKESCA, from the coding sequence ATGAAGCCACGCCTGGATATGTTTGTTTTTGCTGATGCCCTCGGTTGGGAACAGGTGCAGAAACGTGATTATCTCAAGTCTCTTTTACCTAATAGGAACCGATGTGAGACACTTTTCGGTTATTCCTCAACTTGCGATCCAACGATCCTTACTGGCTGCCTGCCTTATGAGCATGGTCATTTTTCTTTTTTTGTTAAGGCGCAATCAGAAAGTCCTTTTGAAGATTTTAAGGCTCTGGCGTGGTTGCCTGATCGAATCGCAGCCCACCATCGAGTTCGCAATCGAATTAGCCGATGGTATGCCCAAAAGCTAAATTACACAGGCTACTTTCAACTCTATAGTGTACCATTCTCAAAACTGCCTTACCTTGATTATACCGAGAAGCAGGATATCTACGAGAAGGGTGGTATTATTGGAGGGCAGCCAACTATTTTCGAATCATGGGAGGATAGTGCCAAAGTCTGGTGCCGCTCGGATTGGCGCTTGGGTGATACCGCAAACATCGATCATGCACGAAGCGAGATTGAAGCTGGCAAAGTCGAACTGCTTTATCTTTTTACTGCACATTTGGATGCTGTGATGCACCGCTATGGTACGAATGACCCTGCAGTGGATGCTGCATTTGATGATTTTGCAAAAAAGCTGACCATGTTGGCTGACATTGCTTCTCGGCATTACAAAGAAGTGCGAATTCATTTGTTTAGCGATCATGGTATGTCGGATGTAAGTTCAAAATCGGATATGATGCTTCGCTGGAATCGCCAACCATGGCGCTATGGCCGAGATTATACCGCTGTCTGGGATTCAACCATGGCACGTTTCTGGTTTCATAATGACCGGACACGTATTGAAGCTCTTCAGTGGTTAACACAACAACCTGATGGGCAATTACTCACGGATGAGCAGCTTGAGGCATGGGGTTGTCTTTTTCCTGATCGCCTTTATGGTGAGTATTTTTATTTGCTACCGGCTGGATCGCTTTTTGTCCCATCATTTCTGAATCAAAGGCATGTTCCCGGAATGCATGGATATGACCCGAGTCATCCCGATTGTGCTGCATGTTGGTTGACAAATTGTGAGACTCTACCGGTGAGGTCTCTGCCTGATATTTTTAGTGTTATGAAAGAATCTTGTGCTTAA
- a CDS encoding response regulator transcription factor, with product MSKVLVVEDEVAIIRLYQLHFRRNGIEGFFFDRVKPAIKELDSIVPDVAVLDVDLPDGVGLQVLEALKASSVCKEVPVIFVTSRFKPSVEMELKEAGAVEVIGKPFSPVKLVQHIKTLLNKDIEGK from the coding sequence ATGAGTAAAGTTTTGGTAGTTGAAGATGAGGTTGCAATTATTCGGCTTTATCAGCTGCACTTTCGTAGAAATGGCATTGAAGGTTTTTTCTTTGATCGTGTGAAACCTGCAATCAAAGAGCTTGATAGCATAGTGCCTGATGTCGCCGTTTTGGATGTTGATCTCCCAGATGGTGTTGGTCTGCAGGTGCTTGAGGCCTTAAAAGCTAGTTCAGTTTGCAAAGAGGTGCCTGTTATTTTTGTAACATCACGTTTCAAGCCATCCGTCGAAATGGAACTGAAAGAAGCTGGTGCAGTAGAGGTCATTGGTAAGCCATTTAGTCCGGTCAAGTTAGTGCAACACATTAAGACACTGTTGAATAAGGATATCGAAGGGAAATGA
- a CDS encoding ATP-binding SpoIIE family protein phosphatase, with protein sequence MDAVEENVDFQQLHVEQACIPSDLTAIQPVRERFISFLLSLGVNDKEKQGWKLVFTEITNNAILHGGGGDVKIDWYVSKYKINLIVNDTGNGPELSRLENPELPEDPISESGRGLFIISEFADRVYWSSGSDGFSIRIEKTYARLNSLLPASPELDPILDELSGAYESLASFHSLAKNLIHSYEISSFFDGALNDFSEIHEFSKISIVPSINIKRTLFSQLEHSNFYQSDESLPEILSALAMTQKEYVWDQNDRVGTSEIDVRVYDFAEQGCIIPISHDEHCYGVIIALRANGIEAIKSHSIESLRTLGEIFGIACANMRLRLERDKSQQYERELQIAVGIQRSLLPIIQPLDSIFYEASIKQISSLDVAGDYCETRHDESGNLVVAIIDVMGKGVSAALLASIFRSAFDLVHNYTHLDEMLEAINDVLCRQLGEMTMFVTCTVLRFNSNCAFLEQVNAGHCRTLIFPARDDLLEIEPSGPPLGLSCGVKYETERFNIEKGCEIFLVSDGCYEWRKNNEMFGWAAMTDFFNRKRCDGIENLWNALISEIQHGDTANQFSDDLTLFHLKVIK encoded by the coding sequence ATGGATGCGGTGGAAGAAAATGTAGACTTTCAGCAGTTGCATGTTGAGCAAGCTTGTATCCCTTCTGATCTCACCGCTATTCAGCCTGTAAGGGAGCGATTCATCAGCTTTCTTTTATCACTAGGGGTGAATGACAAAGAGAAACAAGGTTGGAAACTTGTGTTCACAGAAATTACAAATAACGCTATCTTGCATGGTGGTGGTGGCGATGTGAAGATAGACTGGTATGTGTCAAAATATAAAATTAATTTGATTGTTAATGACACGGGAAATGGTCCAGAGCTATCAAGATTAGAAAATCCTGAGCTTCCTGAAGATCCAATCTCTGAATCCGGACGTGGCCTTTTTATTATCAGTGAATTTGCTGATCGTGTATACTGGTCTAGCGGAAGCGATGGTTTTAGTATTAGAATCGAAAAAACATATGCGCGATTAAACTCTCTCCTTCCTGCTAGTCCCGAGTTAGATCCTATATTGGACGAATTATCTGGAGCCTATGAGAGTCTGGCATCTTTTCATTCATTAGCCAAGAACTTGATTCATAGTTATGAGATATCAAGTTTTTTTGATGGTGCTTTGAATGACTTTTCAGAAATTCATGAGTTCTCGAAAATATCCATAGTGCCATCAATTAATATTAAAAGAACCCTTTTTTCGCAGTTGGAGCATTCGAACTTTTACCAATCTGATGAGTCTTTGCCTGAGATCTTATCAGCATTGGCAATGACCCAAAAAGAATATGTCTGGGATCAAAATGATCGTGTGGGTACGAGTGAAATTGATGTTCGTGTTTATGATTTTGCGGAGCAAGGCTGTATAATTCCAATCAGTCATGACGAGCACTGTTATGGGGTCATTATCGCTTTGAGGGCGAATGGAATTGAGGCGATTAAATCTCATTCGATTGAGAGTTTAAGAACTCTGGGTGAGATTTTTGGAATTGCCTGTGCAAACATGCGCTTGCGACTTGAGCGCGATAAATCTCAACAGTATGAGAGAGAGCTTCAGATTGCCGTCGGAATTCAACGTTCGCTTTTGCCGATCATCCAACCATTGGATTCCATTTTCTATGAAGCTTCAATCAAGCAGATCAGTTCTCTCGACGTTGCAGGTGATTATTGTGAAACGCGGCACGACGAATCCGGTAACCTTGTCGTGGCTATCATTGATGTGATGGGAAAGGGGGTTTCTGCTGCGCTTCTAGCAAGTATTTTTCGGTCTGCATTTGATCTCGTTCATAATTACACTCACCTCGATGAAATGCTGGAAGCTATTAACGATGTCTTGTGCCGTCAGCTGGGAGAAATGACGATGTTTGTTACTTGCACTGTGCTTCGTTTTAACTCGAATTGCGCGTTTCTAGAGCAAGTAAATGCAGGTCATTGTAGAACACTTATTTTTCCAGCCCGTGATGACCTGTTAGAGATCGAACCTTCTGGCCCACCGCTTGGTTTGTCATGCGGAGTTAAGTATGAGACGGAGCGCTTCAATATCGAAAAAGGCTGTGAGATCTTTCTTGTTTCGGATGGTTGCTACGAATGGCGTAAAAATAATGAAATGTTTGGTTGGGCGGCGATGACTGATTTCTTTAACAGGAAACGTTGTGACGGAATCGAGAACCTTTGGAATGCGCTAATCAGTGAAATTCAACATGGAGATACAGCAAATCAGTTTAGTGACGATCTGACTCTTTTTCACCTTAAGGTAATCAAATGA